In the genome of Maribacter forsetii DSM 18668, the window AGGAAATTAAAAGATTGGAATGAAGGAAGATTATTATGAAGTATTAGGCATCAGTAAGAATGCAACTGCTGCAGAAATAAAGAAAGCATACCGTAAAAAGGCATTGCAATATCACCCAGATAAAAATCCGGGAGATAGTTCTGCCGAAGAGAAGTTTAAAAAATCTGCTGAAGCTTATGAGATTCTTAGCGATGCAGATAAGAAAGCTCGTTATGATCAGTTTGGTCATTCTGCCTTTGAAGGCGGCGGTGGCGGCGGTTTTGGCGGCGGTATGAATATGGATGATATCTTCAGCCAGTTTGGTGATATTTTCGGCGGCGGCTTCGGCGGTGGCGGTTTTGGCGGCTTCGGCGGTGGCGGTGGTCAACGTAGGGTTAAAGGAAGCAATCTTCGTATTAGGGTTTCATTGACCTTAGAAGAGATTGCAAATGGTGTAGAGAAAAAAGTTAAGGTAAAACGAAAAGTTCAGGCAGAAGGGGTTACCTATAAAACATGTTCTACTTGTAATGGTAGAGGGCAGGTGACAAAAATTCAGAACACTATACTTGGTAGGATGCAAACAGCAGCTGTTTGTAGTACTTGTGGTGGTAGTGGTCAAATTTTAGATGGTAAACCTGGTGATGCGGATGCACAAGGACTTAAAGTTGCAGAAGAGACCGTTTCTATAAATATACCGGCAGGTGTAGAGGAAGGTATGCAGTTGAAAGTGCCTAATAAAGGTAATGATGCTCCAGGAAACGGAGTTCCAGGAGATTTATTGGTTGCCATAGAAACTCAAGAACATAGTACCTTAAAAAGAGAAGGTGATAACTTACACTACGATCTTTATGTAAGTATTTCTGAAGCTGTTTTAGGTACGTCAAAAGAAATAGATGCCGTAGGTGGTAAAGTTCGTATTAAGCTAGAAGCTGGTATTCAATCTGGTAAAATATTAAGACTTAGAGGTAAGGGTATTACAAGTTTAAATGGTTATGGTGCTGGTGATATATTGGTACACGTAAATGTTTGGACACCTAAAGAATTGAATAAAGAACAACGAGAGTTCTTTGAGAAAATGCAGGGCAATGATAATTTTGAGCCTAGACCGGAGAAATCTGATAAGTCATTTTTTGAAAAAGTTAAAGATATGTTCTCTTAAATTCTATTTAATTAGTTTTTAAATAAAAAACGTATATTTGAGATAATATTGGGCAACCAATATTAATTTTCTTTTTCATAGCAATTTTTTTCCCATCCTTGATTTATTAAGGGTGGGTTTTGCTTTTTATAACATATTTGATTAATCAAATAGTTCTTTTAATGTGTTGTTTTATAAAGGATTCATAAAGAGTGTAGCTAGTCCAAACATTTCAATATCTTTGTAGAAATTGAGTACATGAGTCACATTTTGGTTGCTAGTGATGTCACCAAACAGTTTGGAAGCCATACGGCATTGAAGAACGTTTCCCTTGAAATTCCCAAGAATAGTATTTACGGGTTACTAGGGCCTAACGGGGCCGGTAAAACCACCTTGATACGTATTATAAATCAAATCACTTTTCCAGATAAAGG includes:
- the dnaJ gene encoding molecular chaperone DnaJ, whose product is MKEDYYEVLGISKNATAAEIKKAYRKKALQYHPDKNPGDSSAEEKFKKSAEAYEILSDADKKARYDQFGHSAFEGGGGGGFGGGMNMDDIFSQFGDIFGGGFGGGGFGGFGGGGGQRRVKGSNLRIRVSLTLEEIANGVEKKVKVKRKVQAEGVTYKTCSTCNGRGQVTKIQNTILGRMQTAAVCSTCGGSGQILDGKPGDADAQGLKVAEETVSINIPAGVEEGMQLKVPNKGNDAPGNGVPGDLLVAIETQEHSTLKREGDNLHYDLYVSISEAVLGTSKEIDAVGGKVRIKLEAGIQSGKILRLRGKGITSLNGYGAGDILVHVNVWTPKELNKEQREFFEKMQGNDNFEPRPEKSDKSFFEKVKDMFS